Below is a window of Hyphomonas neptunium ATCC 15444 DNA.
GGTTTGCCAGTCGGTTTTCCGTTTGGCTTTCCGTTCTCACTGGCTTTTGCCATGCCCCGGCTCCTTTCGGTTGCGCCCTGTCCCTGCTAACGGAGGACACCGAAACCCGCCACCCCTCACACGCCGCCTGGAGATCAGATGCCCCCGCCTGCCGCGCCCCTGCGCACGCTCACCATCGACCATGTTGGCGCCCAGGGCGATGGCCGCGCGCGGGAGGGAGACCGCTGGGTGTCTGTGCCGTTCACTCTCGCCGGCGAGGTCGTCGAAGTCAGCGGCGAGGGCGACCGGCTGAGGCTGGAGCGGATATCCTCGCCGTCCTCTGAGCGCACAGCCCCGTCCTGCCGCCACTTCACCCGCTGTGGCGGCTGCACGCTGCAACACATGGCGCCCGCCCCCTATGCCGCCTTCAAGCGAGACCTGATCGTCCGTGCCCTGAAAACACGCGGCCTGGAGGCAGAGGTTACCGAGACCTGGATCACCCCGCCCGCTTCCCGCCGCCGCGCGACCTTCACCGCCCGCAAATCGGGCAAGACCATCATGGTCGGCTTTCATGGCCGCAAGAGCCATGAGCTGATCGCGCTGGAAGAATGCCCCGTGGCCCGCCCCGCCATCGTCGCCGCCCTGCCAAAGCTGGCCGGCATCCTCGCCCCGCTTTTCAGCGGCAAGGAAGACCTCAGCCTCCTCGTCACCGAAACCGCCTCGGGCCTCGACCTGCATGTGACGGGCATTCCCAAACAGGCCACCCGCCTTGCCCGCGCCGAAGTCACCAGCGCTGCCCTGCGGGCCGGCTTCGCCCGTGTCTCCCTCGAGGGCGAAGACGTGCTGACCGAGCGCCCCCCGCGCCTGCCCATCGGCGCGGCCAGTCTCCTGCCCCCGCCCGGCGGCTTCCTGCAGGCCAGCGCCGAGGCGGAGACCGAAATCGCCCGCCTCGTGCTCGGCCATCTCGGCGGCGCAAAACACGCCGCCGATCTTTTCTCCGGCTGCGGAACATTTGCCCTGCGCCTGGCAGAGCGCATTCCGGTCTTCGCTGCCGAAAGCGGGCGCCCCGCCATCGAGGCCCTGCGCGCCGCCGCCAATGCCGCTCCCGGCCTCAAACCCGTCACCGCCGATGTGAGAGACCTCTTCCGCAATCCCCTCGCTGCGGTCGAGTTGGCCCGGTTTGACGGTCTCGTGCTGGATCCCCCGCGCGCGGGCGCCTCGGCGCAGGCGGCCGAAATCGCCCGCTCCACCGTGCCGCGCGTCGCCTATGTCTCCTGCGATCCCGCCACCCTCGCCCGCGACCTGCGCGCCCTCGTCGATGGCGGCTACCGCCTCCTGCGCGCCCATCCGGTCGACCAGTTCCTCTGGTCGGCGCATGTCGAAGCCGTCGCGCTGCTGGAAAAGCCATGACCGTGCCCGCCGCCCCGCTGCCCGGCCGGCCGACGCCCGCCGTCGGCGCCGTCTGTTTCAAAGGCGAAGACGTACTCCTCATCCGGCGCGGTACGCCCCCGCTCGCCGGTGACTGGTCGATCCCCGGCGGCCGCATCGAATTTGGCGAGCGTACAGAGGCCGCCGCTCTGCGCGAGTTGATGGAAGAAACCGGCGTCACCGCCCGCCTCATCGGCCTCGTCGATGTCGTCGACGCGATCTTCACCTCACGCGCTTCGGGCGACGTCACACGCCACTATCTGCTGTTCGACTTTGCCGCCGTCTGGCTCTCGGGCGACCCGGTGGCGGGCGACGATGCCAGCCATGCCGAATGGGTCTCGCCCGAGCGGCTAGCCGCCATCGCCCTCTGGGAGGAGACCCGCCGGATCATCGAAGCGGCCCGCGCGATGGTCTCAGCGCTCTGAAAAACGCCAACCACCCGGAGCCCCGTTGGAGTTTTTGGGCCCCTCATTGGAGGAATCGTTGGAGTTTTTTGCGCTCCTTATCCCCCGTTTATTTTCCTTGACCCGCCCCTGCGTCAGGTCTGTCTGTACGCTTTAAGTCATCCAGAAGATACCAGGGAGGAATCAGGTTCATGGTCTACAAACCCTTTGATATGAGCGGCAAAGTCTGTGTCGTCACCGGCGGCAACAAGGGCATCGGCCTCGGCATGGTCGAGGCACTGGCCGCCTCAAACGCCGATGTTGTGATCTGGGGCCGCAAGACGGCCGACAACGACGCCGCCGTCAAATCCGCCTCGGGCCTCGGCACCGGCAAGGTCAAGGCCTGGGCCGTCGATGTCGGCGAAGAATCCCAGGTTATCAAGGCGATGAAAGAGGCTGAAGAAGAATTCGGCCGCATCGACGCCTGCATCGCAAACGCCGGCGTTGGCCGGGGCGCTGCCTCCTTCGAGACGATGACGCTGGAAACCTGGGAGTATAACGCCCGGATCAACTCCGTCGGCGCCTTCTTCACCCTGCGCGAAGCGGCCAAGTCGATGGTCGCCCGCGCCAAGAAGGGCGATCTCGGCGGCAGCCTCGTTGGCACCGCCTCCCTCGCCGGCATCGAAGGCGCTGGCC
It encodes the following:
- a CDS encoding SDR family NAD(P)-dependent oxidoreductase, whose protein sequence is MVYKPFDMSGKVCVVTGGNKGIGLGMVEALAASNADVVIWGRKTADNDAAVKSASGLGTGKVKAWAVDVGEESQVIKAMKEAEEEFGRIDACIANAGVGRGAASFETMTLETWEYNARINSVGAFFTLREAAKSMVARAKKGDLGGSLVGTASLAGIEGAGRNQAYAHTKGGLIAMMNACAVEYGRYGIRANSILPGWIATDMTEGAQGQEVFTSKVISRVPIRRWGEPADFGGMAVYLCSDASKYHSGDTLVIDGGYAKF
- a CDS encoding class I SAM-dependent RNA methyltransferase — translated: MPPPAAPLRTLTIDHVGAQGDGRAREGDRWVSVPFTLAGEVVEVSGEGDRLRLERISSPSSERTAPSCRHFTRCGGCTLQHMAPAPYAAFKRDLIVRALKTRGLEAEVTETWITPPASRRRATFTARKSGKTIMVGFHGRKSHELIALEECPVARPAIVAALPKLAGILAPLFSGKEDLSLLVTETASGLDLHVTGIPKQATRLARAEVTSAALRAGFARVSLEGEDVLTERPPRLPIGAASLLPPPGGFLQASAEAETEIARLVLGHLGGAKHAADLFSGCGTFALRLAERIPVFAAESGRPAIEALRAAANAAPGLKPVTADVRDLFRNPLAAVELARFDGLVLDPPRAGASAQAAEIARSTVPRVAYVSCDPATLARDLRALVDGGYRLLRAHPVDQFLWSAHVEAVALLEKP
- a CDS encoding NUDIX hydrolase; amino-acid sequence: MTVPAAPLPGRPTPAVGAVCFKGEDVLLIRRGTPPLAGDWSIPGGRIEFGERTEAAALRELMEETGVTARLIGLVDVVDAIFTSRASGDVTRHYLLFDFAAVWLSGDPVAGDDASHAEWVSPERLAAIALWEETRRIIEAARAMVSAL